The DNA segment tttagaattaaaaatattcaaagaatACCATAATACTTTCtatagaaaatttattatttttaatttcacttgAGTAtaccgtttttttttttgttcagttTTGAATGAATTTAGTTGAGCTTACAAATTAACATATTTGGTATACTAATAAgtttttctatcttattttttaatatgatatattaGTGATGAGAAATTATTaggatatatatttaataatttgatcgAAGCTGCATGGCAACGTGTATTTAAAGCATATAGGACAAAGGTGGGAGTGCTGTGTTAGCAGTTTGAATATGTTGTACTGTCAAAAATGTAAATATCCTAAGGAAAAAAAGTGCAATGCGCATAACAGGAAGGTCCCACCCTCCTCCTCAAATTATGCACTTCAAAAGTAGTCATTGTTGACGGAAAGTGAATGGAGAGATAAACtattatatttcttctttttatgcTATTGCTAGCTACACGGTATTGCTTTTTCTTCTGCATTCTTTATTCCAGCCACTTTTCATAGCATCCATTATTGCAAGCTACACAGTATTGCTTTTTCTGGTGCCTTGTTAAATCCCTGTTACTCTTCTTCCATCACCAAGTCTACACACTATCCAAATCTACACGCTCGTCTAAGCTGCAATGGCAGAGAGTgtagtttcttttgttttagatCACTTATCCCAGCTTGCCGCACGCGAAGCTAACTTGCTCTATGGCGTGGAGGATAGAGTCCAGTCCCTTCAGTACGAACTTCAAATGATCAAAGATCTTCTCAATACCACAAAGAGAAAGAAGGGAATGGAACATACTGTATTGAACCAAATCAGAGATGTGGCCCACTTAGCTGAGGATGTCATCGACACATTCGTAACAAAAGTTGCCATTTACAAGAGGAGAACCATTCTGGGGAGGATGCTCCATGGCTTTGGCCAAGCAATGTTGCTCCACCACGTAGCCCACAAAATAGACAAGTTCAAAACCACTCTCAACGAGATACGCGAGAACAAGGACAAATATGATGCTTTCATAGAAGCCACTAATCAATCCGCAgtagaagaggaagaggagaagGAAAGGTTGCAATCGTTGCACAAGCTAAGAAGAGATGTGGAGGAAGAACACGTGGTCGGCTTTGTCCAGGACTCCAAGGATGTGGTCATGCGACTCCAGGAAGGTGGTTCAAATCGTAGAGTTGTCTCTATCGTTGGCATGGGGGGATTGGGGAAGACTACCCTTGCCCGAAAGGTCTACAATAGCAGTCAGGTGAAGAACCAGTTCAATTGTCGTGCGTGGGTTTATGTCTCAAACGAGTGCAGAGCTAGGGAGCTTTTACTTGGCCTTCTTAAGCATTTGATGCCAAATTTTCAACAACAACGCAACGACAACAAGAGAGGTAAGAAAAACGCCGAAGATGTTAACAACCCGAGTGAGGAGGAGCTGAAGAAACAGGTGTTTGACTGCTTGGAGAGTAAAAAGTATCTTGTGGTGGTAGATGACTTGTGGAAAATGAGGGATTGGGATAAGGTGCAAGATGCTtttccaaacaacaacaacGGAAGCAGAATATTGATAACTAGTCGTTTGAAAGAGGTGGCCTTGCATGCTGGTGATGATGTTCCTCATTATCTTAAGTTTTTGAGTGAAGAAGAAAGTTGGGAGCTGTTTTGCAGGAAAGTGTTTAAGGGTGAAAATCGGCCTTCTGATTTGGAAACCCTAGGAAAGCAAATGGTTCAAAGTTGTCGTGGTTTGCCGCTCTCCGTCATTGTTTTAGCAGGGCTGCTAGCCAAGAAGGAAAAGTCACATAGAGAATGGTCTAAAGTGGAAGGTCATGTTAACTGGTATCTCACTCGAGATGAAACCCGAGTGAGGGATATACTCAAGCTCAGCTACGACAACTTGCCAAGGAGACTAAAACCCTGTTTTCTCTATCTTGGGTTATTTCCTGAAGATTTTGAAATACCTGTTACGTCATTATTGCAAATATGGGTTGCAGAGGGTTTCATACAAGATACAGGAAATAGAGACCCAGATGATGTTGCAGAAGACTACTTGTACGAACTCATCGATCGCAGTTTGGTCCAGGTAGTAAAAGTGAAGTTGAATGGAGGTTTGGCAACGTGTCAGGTTCATGATCTTGTTCGAGATCTTTGCATATCAGAGAGCAAAAAGGACAACATGTTTGAAGTTTGTACAGACAACAACATTCTAATCCCTACCAAGCCTCGGAGACTATCCATTCAGAGTGACATGGGTCACTACATTTCTTCAAGCAACAATGACCATTCATGTATTCGTTCCCTATTTTTCTTTGATCCATGGCATTATATTCATAGGAGAGAGTGGAAATGGCTTTTGGACGACTTCAAATTGGTTCGAGTGTTAGAGATTGAATCTCACTGGTGCTATAAGTTCCCTTCCAAATTAGGAAACTTCATCAACTTAAGGTACTTAAGAATAGAATCAGTTTCTTCATTTGTTCCAGATTCAATACTTAACCTTTGCAATCTACAAACCATAAACATGGGTATTTGGAAAGATGAAAATCCAATTTCTTTCCCTATTCAAATGTGGAAACTCAAACATTCAAGGCATTTGAATTCAGTATGTTCTCTCAAATTGCGAGGAAGATGTTCAGATGAGAAGATGTGGAATCTTCAAACCATTTCTCCCCTTAGGCTCAATACAGAAGCAACATCTCTAATAAAGAAAGGAACATTCCCTAATATTAAGAGGATAGGGTTGTATGTGAATGGTTGTGAAGATGAATTATCCAAATTATTGCCGAACCTACAACAATTcaaacatttgaataaattgatGATTCATAAGGCTTTGAAGCTTCTAACCTCTGAGGTCATATTTCCCTCAAGCATTACAGAGTTATCATTGTCAATGATTAGGTGCATTACTGATGAGGGGATGAATAGTTTGAGAAATCActctaaaatcaaaattttgagaCTTTCTGGGGATGATAAATGGGTTGGGAGTACCATTGACCTCAATTGTGTGGATGGCAGCTTCCCACAGTTAGAAGTATTGGAAATGGAATCTTTGTTAGTTCGAAAGTGGGAATTAGGCCATGGTGCAATGCAGAGGCTTCAAGATGTCTTTATCCACCGTTGTCCAGTATTAGATAATCTGCCAACTGAACTTTGTTCTTTGAAAGGATTGAGAAAAGTACAAATAACGGGATCTTCCATCGAAGAAATGGCTcacattttaagaattttagAAACAGATAATGGAGTTCAAGTCATTACAAAGAATCCTCCACCTAGAGATGatagtgattttattttaaatatttactagaAGATTGAGATTTATTATTCCAAATAGTTGGTTATTTACTTTATGATTGTATTTTATGTAACAtgtgaaatattaataatatcttaatttttactttttaaatttaaataatatattgaaaggttttctaaaaattaatttaaataaaagacattaaataaataatttttaacataataggAACAAGACAAGTAAAGTTTtatcattcatatatttattttcatttgtattttatacctaataagtttgttttattaatgTACGTACTTGTATCCAGGATTATgaccatttatttattattctacatattaactaattttttttataaaatataaaaatcaaaataagataaacATAATATTGTTAATGATATTGGAAGTTGGTATTTTTAGACATTCATTGACATaggaaattgatatttttagacgttaaattaacattttaagaaattaattgagATCGAAAATTGACATTTTCATATGTTAACTAACACTGAAAATCAGTATTTTTTTACGTTAATTGATATCGAAAATTAACATTATAAGACGTTAATGACGTTGAAAATTGACATTTTCAGACGTTAATTGACGTCAAAAAATGTCAATTCTGACTTCAAATGAGTCAAATTAAGTCCAAAAATTCACTTCCAAATCtctcatttgttttttctttaataaatgatttgtttttatagttttaacaAATCTCAAAAGCTTAGTAGCTCAATTTTGACATTTAATATATCCAtaactcattttcaaatttgtataaagtaatcaaaagtataaacaaaaattatcataagtaaaaaactgaaaaatcataAGAATATGGCTAACAAATTTGTATGCACCACTATTTCgtaaaatgaagaaagaattgtCATTTTACCAATCCTTACTATGTATGTCAATAATGATATTATAGTAGTAGTAGTTAATGATGTTATAGTTATAGTGAGTAGTATATACTGATTATTTACTTGTGGTTTTCAGTTTTGATAACTACAATCGttatttttggttgaatttttttttaccatttcttGAAACTcctatttaaagaaaaaaaacaccatGAGTCCATATGTTGGGTTCGtcttaagtttaaaaattatttgtaatattaGTTGTTGTAAATCTTTAAATCAacataacttttgtttttgttactagatttagttttattatatatgtatttgggATAGAAAAAATTTACAAGCCTGATCAATTGTTGTCTAAGTTTTTCATAGGTTTAAGAGAATTAAACATTCGAAAATTTTGACATGGCTTTTGGAATCGCAAAGCTAAAACGATCATGAATTCATAAAAAACTACAAATATTTAACACTCAATACAAGATAAATGCGTCAAAGCTTAagcttaataattttatatccaATCCTCTTCTAAGTCAACGAGACTTCATAATATAAAGCATATTCTATAAAACTCAATTGTTTTATAGAACGacaattataaaacaatttagCTTAAATATCATTTGACTTTATTGTATTCTTAAAACAATTCagacttaattaattttgaaattcatcataaatttatatgtttttaattgtgtatttattaaattgttttgataTATTCCGTATtcaaaaattgtatatttttgaaTTGAGTTTGTgtctgtttaattttttttatattatttgagtggtgtaattattatttttccaatactatttatttttacatgttaaaagagttttaaaatatagtgattaatataaaatgatgaactttttattgaaaatatgttgGATAATGAGAAATTGTTATCATCTCctacaataataacaataagtGTAATGGATGACATGAATGATAATCAAGAACACAGGAGCAACCTGTGGATCTTTGACTACGAAACAGACCGGTGAAGCTGTGTGAAAAACACCGTTGCAGCCTTCCACGACGGAGTGGAATGAACCTTTCGTgtataaattattacttttataaattatttattcggttaagtatttttttaattctggCCAAATTGAGATTCGTGTatgcttaaattttaaaactttaaatattaataaatatttttttttatgttttaaaatgtgttttgtataaacatttaaacattatcGTGATAAATTGTGTAAAAATGGTAAGAATAATTCaaggttaaaaatattatacataaaagttttagacaaatattaattttgatttcacttataaatttaaaaattaaaaaaaaaataatctttgtTTATTTAATCCTTATAAGTTCTATTTTACTGTCCCCAAATTATTACATGTTCATTTTCAACATCATTTgcagtgagaaaaaaaaaattaattgtccAGTTACTTTTTATCGGGTAGAATTGATTTTGTATcatttcataaacaaaaataaaattgtcaagagttttttcatattgaatttaatttattttttcttctttaaaatttcaatttataatatttattttattttacaattttataatactataaataaaataaaatactgtATGATTATGTTATggtaaaataatagattatgcAAATCGAAATAAAACCATGTAGTCTTGTTTTACGAGTACAAATCGAAATAAACCAGCAAGGAATCACATTAGAACTGTTACATtcataacaataatttatttccaaGCATGAAATTTTTAAACCAGAATCATTAACGAAACACAGTTGAGATTATCATCCTTCACTCGTTCATGGAGAGAGATCAGAAGTTAAAAGTTGGCAaagttcttttctttcaaactttCCACAGTCTCTTTAAGACTCACTTCTAAAGGAATGAATTCAAGCCCCAACGATTTTGCCTTTTCTTTCGAAACCTGAAATGTTGGTACATAGGGCTTATCGTCTGCAGACCTACACATACACAAAAATgccattacaaaaataaaacattgattattttatatcagaTAATTACAAGCATTTCAGGAATTACAGAAATGATTAAACTTACTTTTCTGGAATTTGATATGTTGGGTATAGATCTTTCAAAATCTTGGCGAGTTCGGAGAAATGTGCCACTCTCTCAACTAAACAATATCTTCCACTTGCAGAAGCAATCTCATAAGCCTGAATATGAGCGTTTGCAACATCCTTCACATTGATCCATCCGTAAGTACTATTTGGAAAAGTTTCTGAACCTGCGTCAATCAATTCAAAACTATACTTTCTCAAAATGCATAACAACTCTACGCAAACTTagatatatactataaattggcAAACTTagatatatactataaattggtaGGTATCTAAGAGTCAGTCTAAATCCCACGttgaatagaaatgaaaaagtaaaatactgtataaaaatgaaaaactcgTTAACCCATTGCTTTAAGGTTTTGGACAGAGGATAGTGTCAATTTGAACTCGGATGTTATTAGTCTTTGTGTAACCCACCATGTATGGCACAAATAATGATTTTGTTTACGATTTCATTTCACTCGCAATAAATTTTATGCACATTGATAATAGAATGAACCAAAATTTGCATAACATCATTGAATGAATGAACCAAAATTACCATCTATTAGGTTTAAGATTGTAGAAGCACTAGTGTTTAGCTCTGCTTGCAACAGTGGCCCGACAACCATTGCTGGGTTAACAGAAACTAAGTCAAGGTTGTTTTCTTTGGAAAATTGCCAGGCAGCTTCCTCAGCCAATGTCTTTGAAAGAAGGTACCACAACTGACAGCACAAACAGCAAATGGCAGCAAAGTTAACCAGATTGTTAACACACTACACTGATTGCTTATTACTTTTCTGTTCATCGAACAAATACCTTTTAGCAAAAATCTGGTTCGATAGTTATTGTCTAGTGATTACATGATTGAAAATACTAAGCTATTATCAAAATCTTCACACTTAGCACAACACATGGAAGTTCATCAATCAAAAGATGTCTCTAACATAAGGAACAAACAATCATGCAGCTAGCATTTGCCATAGTAAAGGCAACATTGGAAAATTGAGTTATTCAATTCCAACTTTTGAATTAGAATATAACACACCTGCAATTCCCTACAGTAATCTGGATTTGAAAACCATGTTTCATCAACTACAACTTCGGGAGTTTTAGGCCTTTCATTGTATGCAACAGCAGCCACTGAAGAGGTTAAAACGACTCGTTTCACAGATGATGATTTCGCAACTGATTTAAGAACATTTAGGGTTCCTTTCACAGCAGGGTCAATCAGTTCAGCCtgaattcataaaaaaaaaaaaaaacacaggataattaaattaaataaacaaaacatttgACACGATGAAATAACACCacattcaattattaatttacgaacaaaaaaaacataagaacaTAGTCAACCTGTGGGTCTTTGACGTTGTTGAAAAAGGGAGAAGCAGTGTGGAAAACTCCATCGCAACCCTCGACAACAGAGTCAAAGGAATTTTCACTCAAAAGATCGGCCTTTACCAGGTGAAGTCTCTCCTCTGCACCTTCAAGCTTAAGCAAATGTTCTACTTTTCTGTGATCATCTGCGAAACCCAGATaaataaatggttaaaaaagtaaactttaagcTTAATTTAACTGATTTGTTAGATAAGATCAACACCCATTTACATAATCCTCTAAATTGAACTTATTTCTAAAACTTccaatacaaaagaaaaatgctgTGAATGAATTGAAAGGTGGAGAAATTggtgaaagaagagaaagaacttGGATTGCGAACAGTGGCTCTGACGGTGTAACCACGTTGAAGAAGGAACTTCACAATCCATGAAGCAATGTAACCTGAAGCACCAGTCACACACACCAACTTTCCCTCACTACTCATGCTTCCTTCTACTCACTCTGCTCATCTTCTATCTCCCTATATATagatttcttcaaattttattagtaaaagtATAAGaggattgaatatttttattaaatatataacttttatgtttatttgaaaaCTAGAGAAatgtaaatgttattttattaaaaagtgttttatATCATTTGTAAGATTGTTTGAATTTTCAAATGTAAGTATCAAATTTACATGTAATAAGGAGACAAATCACATTCGTACTCTCTCAAATATTAAGTAATTgatctaataatttaaatagaatatctacatattattatatcaatttaaaagataaagtatTATATGTTCATTCATGTCacttcaaatattttcatttaatatggAGAAGGTTTGAAAGAATATTCTACgtagataaatttatttcttattaataCTCTCTTTAGATCTCCTTAAGGTTGGAGAAGACGACAAGAgcatagaagaagaaaaaaatatttaagaggAAACCAAAGTTTCTATTactgaattaaataaatatattaaaagttttactttctttatttttctttttcttctatttattattctctcatttaaataaaaatatagttttaaatttgatatatagtatgacatttgaataaaaatatgaatgtgTTACAAAGTTTAGTCGTTAAGCTTAAAATAGATGGCTGCTATAATTGAATATGATTACACATGACGAGTGCGCTTACGtgtaattgtttatttaaaatttgatatagtGGACACAAtaattcattttgtttatttaaaatttgatatagtGGACACAATAATTCATAATagaatcattatattttaataacgtTTTTACCGTAGATatgtgttactattttattaatttaaaaatttttaaaaaaacatttattgtcaaaaaattataaaaaaaagttattaaaaatatttgttttcttccttttaataCTATAAAGTACAAGTATTAGGTAATGAGATAGTTTATAATATCATGACAACATTATTACCTTGCCAACTACCATTAAACTATTTACTATACAAAATAgcttttgtttctatttttttttttcacacccAAACTTTGACCTCTTTATTGTCATTGTGTTTTAGCTcagtcaaatttaaatttattataaaatttttataaagattcAGATAAAATGCAGATATTAAACAAAAGTATACCGTTTCTTTTTTAACTCCTTTTCAGATTTtgttaacattaaaaatattattaagagttaaaattgaattcaaagttttatattgtataaaaataaaatagattaataatatataaatacagaagaattaataaattaattattttaaagttttgaactGATAATAGTATCATTATTTCTTATATAGATTTCGATGTTTActcttataaaaaaactttaaattagtaTCTAAATTAATTCTTCATATTAATAATAGATTTGAGAGGGACAATAACtaatatatagtaaaaataacCCATAATATTATTGCATTAAGTTTTGGTTGGaaataatgttcaaaaataaaaaatataaaagatgttgaagtttaaaatttaaataaaaagataaagatattttttataatttatcacatattcttttattataagcTAATGTTCCATCAAGATTAAACGTATGTGAAAATAAGCAACATTAGgtgaactttttttaaatagcCATAAAGTAACACTAAGAAAACACAAGTATAAAGAATAAACTAATTATGAGAGTcttataagaaattttataaatagaaatttacttacataaataaatttatagttaaaatcaaatttattaacttattttatcaataaattttaaaattttaacaaaaaaaattgttgataatgaatcagtaaattataatttgtattaatgataaaaacttTTACCGATAATATATTCATcactaattttttttgacaatatataatttttttgtcactGGTTGATTTTCTTTGTCAATAAAATAGCATAAACtcatgttttgtatttttaccAATTcgtttaaaatttgttaataattacatatcttaaaatatagtgataaaatttgttaataatttataattgttattactaatttattttttcgttCATTAATTAAAGAGAATCAAAATTTTTACCTAATCTTacagaattaattttttaaatcaaatggagataaataaaaaagaaagaagataaaaaaaataagaaaataatgaagagaaaaagaatgatGAGCcactacaataaaataataaaacaaatggtAGAAGTCGCCACTACAATAACAACTGTCTGAGTTggggaaagaaaaaatagaagagaaaaataaaataaaaaataaaaaaacaaaattatgatatttgtgaataaatttaaaggaaagttaaattcaaaaaaaacaaaaaaaaaaacaaaaggagaataatgtaatcttatacataaaaaaacaaatacaacaatTCTCATATGTATGTGAATATATCGAATCATCGCACTTTTACCCACATCACCATCGATTATTAGctttttgtaaaaaaagaaaactatatttagaataaaaaattaaaattcaattccGACGAATTATAATACCAAAAAACtgattaaatcaaaatatttttgttttttttcaaaattaaaaaagattgattttattttacaattaatttttattttttatttgtcttgtaTTCCGTCTTTCATGCGTTTTTACTTCTTCtcctaatttattatttaaaaaatcagtTTTTGAATATTCTCGttaaaatttttacaatataattatatatgtctTAACTTCTTTACCgaatagaaaacaataaatcCAAAAAGtccaatgttttttttttaaataagtttctaACGGAAACAGAAggactattatttttaaataatgacattctaataacattttaattttattaattcaaaattattttacaaattaataataattataaatatcaatataaattgaataatacaaataatacgtaaataatattaaaatattataaaatatagtcaaaatattaatattttttaggattaaatatgtttttagtccctgaagtttcactgatttttgagtttagtccctgcatgaaacattcaAGGCATTTAatcctcttagtatgaaaaCTCTTATATTTAGTCCCCAATTTTGGATAGCGTCAAGTTTTTGCTTAGGTGTCAAACGGCCCTACCACCTATTCACTATGCACTCTGCTACGTGTTGGTTTATGAAGGTTTGGTTTGAAATTTGCACGTGTTCAATTATCTGATTATAAATTAGCTTACGAATTAGGGCAAAGTGATTTTTTGCAATTGGGGATTAACCTACAAACTTCCCTCACCAAAGGGGGCCTAAATTCATCCTCACCAATTTCAATTCTTGCAATACTTTCTCTCTGTTGTTGGTTGCTACCACGAAAGGAAGTGATAAACTCAAGACTATTATCATCATCACTAAACCCCTCCCCTTCttcactctcttcttcttctNCCCCANCACAAACACTCNCAACAAAACTTAAGCTTTCNTGAAAATCANTACCCGTTTTCCCNAAACCANCGCTGAAATTCCTAATGTCACTGCNTTTACCCTCACTTTGATATCTGAGACCAGCGGTTGAATAAGAAGCAGAAAGAACANAATGTTTTGCAGAAAAAAGGGTCAAAGCAATAGAGGCGAAATGTTTATCANGAAAATTGGAAGCTAAAAGTTTTNCcagtaaataataattgaacCTTAGAAATGACATCAGTCAAATGTTTGGGAANTGATTAAAGGTATTGAGTTTGTGAGAGAtgaggaagaaaaggaaaatgtgaaAATCAACACATACCTTTCTCTCGGacggaagatggaagaagaagtgacTGAGAGAAATTCATGAAAATGGAATCCGGCAATTTGAAGAAGGGAAATTgaaagaacaatatttttgaaacagGTGAAGTGAAGATGAGAAACTTTAAATagctattttttttctactgtATACATCTTGCTCACCAATGTCAACATCTTGCTCACCAATGTATACATCTTGCTCACCACTATCTCTCACTTTAATCGTGCTTGtcgaagacgaagaagaagttTTCCCCAATTgcaaaaattaactttgcccTAATTCGTAACCTAATTCTTAATCAGATAATTGAACACGTGCAAATCTCAATgcaaaccttcataaatcaacaCGTGGCAGAGTGCACAGTGAATAGGTGGCACAGCCGTTTGACACCTAAACAAAAACTTGACGCCGTTCAAAATTAGGGACTAAATATAAGAGTTTTCATACTAAGAGGAGCAAATGCcttcaatgtttcatgcagggactaaactcaaaaatcagtgaaacttcaggaactaaaagcatatttatccctattttttattttttctggttttaattattttcaagtttaattatatatatatatatatatatatatatatatatatatatatatattccttctAACTGAAgcaataattatttcaattgtAATCATTGAAAAGTGAAGCAACAAAAACGTTTTTTATGGTTAGCCACCAATTTGGAATAAAAGACGGAATTATTTTGTTACGGCGAAAGTACAAATTATCACGcttaaaaattacttatttttacctcttaaaattcaaatttaaaatattttagaattctaTAAGCAAAACAGacataaatagaaaaatcaaataccaaatattttgatacatataaattttgtatatctatttgatattatgtattttttatttttttctttaaactataaaagtttatttttataatatttatcatataaatataaatatgtttcatttttatgttactttttGGAGTAACTTAAcctatattattaatattacta comes from the Vigna radiata var. radiata cultivar VC1973A chromosome 2, Vradiata_ver6, whole genome shotgun sequence genome and includes:
- the LOC106756173 gene encoding cinnamoyl-CoA reductase 1; translation: MSSEGKLVCVTGASGYIASWIVKFLLQRGYTVRATVRNPNDHRKVEHLLKLEGAEERLHLVKADLLSENSFDSVVEGCDGVFHTASPFFNNVKDPQAELIDPAVKGTLNVLKSVAKSSSVKRVVLTSSVAAVAYNERPKTPEVVVDETWFSNPDYCRELQLWYLLSKTLAEEAAWQFSKENNLDLVSVNPAMVVGPLLQAELNTSASTILNLIDGSETFPNSTYGWINVKDVANAHIQAYEIASASGRYCLVERVAHFSELAKILKDLYPTYQIPEKSADDKPYVPTFQVSKEKAKSLGLEFIPLEVSLKETVESLKEKNFANF
- the LOC106756629 gene encoding disease resistance protein RPP13-like encodes the protein MAESVVSFVLDHLSQLAAREANLLYGVEDRVQSLQYELQMIKDLLNTTKRKKGMEHTVLNQIRDVAHLAEDVIDTFVTKVAIYKRRTILGRMLHGFGQAMLLHHVAHKIDKFKTTLNEIRENKDKYDAFIEATNQSAVEEEEEKERLQSLHKLRRDVEEEHVVGFVQDSKDVVMRLQEGGSNRRVVSIVGMGGLGKTTLARKVYNSSQVKNQFNCRAWVYVSNECRARELLLGLLKHLMPNFQQQRNDNKRGKKNAEDVNNPSEEELKKQVFDCLESKKYLVVVDDLWKMRDWDKVQDAFPNNNNGSRILITSRLKEVALHAGDDVPHYLKFLSEEESWELFCRKVFKGENRPSDLETLGKQMVQSCRGLPLSVIVLAGLLAKKEKSHREWSKVEGHVNWYLTRDETRVRDILKLSYDNLPRRLKPCFLYLGLFPEDFEIPVTSLLQIWVAEGFIQDTGNRDPDDVAEDYLYELIDRSLVQVVKVKLNGGLATCQVHDLVRDLCISESKKDNMFEVCTDNNILIPTKPRRLSIQSDMGHYISSSNNDHSCIRSLFFFDPWHYIHRREWKWLLDDFKLVRVLEIESHWCYKFPSKLGNFINLRYLRIESVSSFVPDSILNLCNLQTINMGIWKDENPISFPIQMWKLKHSRHLNSVCSLKLRGRCSDEKMWNLQTISPLRLNTEATSLIKKGTFPNIKRIGLYVNGCEDELSKLLPNLQQFKHLNKLMIHKALKLLTSEVIFPSSITELSLSMIRCITDEGMNSLRNHSKIKILRLSGDDKWVGSTIDLNCVDGSFPQLEVLEMESLLVRKWELGHGAMQRLQDVFIHRCPVLDNLPTELCSLKGLRKVQITGSSIEEMAHILRILETDNGVQVITKNPPPRDDSDFILNIY